The following coding sequences lie in one Miscanthus floridulus cultivar M001 chromosome 9, ASM1932011v1, whole genome shotgun sequence genomic window:
- the LOC136481038 gene encoding F-box/LRR-repeat protein 3-like codes for MPAAYIPVEEKNISLVLSTSARDAASGFSLASLSPVASAAPPSAVASAARRRRHRRAPPPPLLPAERHLGLGGRPPARRHADLGFRRGTGLGPGSAAHRRGWPARGGGVPRTRRGGFGAAGVAALAPSCPGLADLDLSNGVDLGDAAAAEVARVKGLQRLSLARWKLLSDMGVGYVDVGCAELRELSLKWCLGVSDLGIQLLALKCRKLTRLDLSYTMITKDSFPAIMKLPNLQQLTLVGGIGIDDDALGSLDKECSKSLHVLDMSQCQNITDVGVSSMLKSVPNLLELDLSYCCPVTPSMVRSLQKIPKLRTLKLEGCKFMTDGLKAIGTSCVSLRQLSLSKCSGVTDTELNVLNLLFFFLLHIGSNR; via the exons atgcccgccGCATATATACCTGTTGAAGAGAAAAATATCTCCCTTGTCCTCTCGACCTCAGCCCGAGACGCCGCCTCCGGCTTTTCCCTCGCGTCGCTCTCTCCCGTGGCGTCCGCCGCGCCACCCTCTGCCGTCGCCTCCGCCGCGCGCCGACGTCGACACCGCcgagcgccgcctccgcctctcCTCCCCGCGGAGCGACACCTCGGCCTGGGCGGCCGGCCTCCGGCGCGCCGCCACGCTGACCTAGGGTTTCGGCGTGGAACCGGCCTTGGCCCGGGCTCAGCGGCGCACCGGCGCGGGTGGCCTGCTCGAGGAGGTGGAGTGCCACGAACACGCCGAGGAG GGTTCGGCGCCGCGGGCGTGGCCGCGCTCGCCCCATCGTGCCCGGGCCTCGCCGACCTCGACCTCTCCAATGGGGTCGACCTCGGGGACGCCGCCGCGGCCGAGGTCGCGCGGGTGAAGGGCCTACAGAGGCTCTCACTGGCAAGGTGGAAGCTGCTCTCCGACATGGGCGTCGGGTACGTCGACGTCGGGTGCGCGGAGCTGAGGGAGCTCTCGCTCAAGTGGTGCCTTGGGGTCTCGGATCTGGGGATCCAGCTCCTGGCCCTCAAGTGCCGGAAGCTCACCAGACTGGATCTCTCCTACACCATG ATCACAAAGGATAGTTTTCCTGCCATCATGAAGCTACCCAATCTTCAACAGTTGACACTGGTGGGGGGTATTGGAATTGATGATGATGCTCTTGGTAGTCTTGACAAAGAATGCAGTAAATCACTACAC GTGCTTGATATGTCTCAGTGTCAGAATATCACTGATGTGGGAGTTTCATCCATGCTGAAGTCGGTACCCAATCTATTGGAACTGGATCTTTCATACTGCTGTCCT gTTACTCCTTCTATGGTGAGAAGCTTACAAAAGATTCCTAAACTGCGGACCCTGAAGCTGGAAGGCTGCAAATTCATGACTGATGGACTAAAAGCTATTGGAACCTCTTGTGTTTCTTTAAGGCAGTTAAGCTTGAGCAAGTGCTCTGGAGTGACGGATACAGAACTCAATGTTTTGAATCTGCTATTTTTCTTTTTATTGCATATAGGGAGCAACAGATGA